The Molothrus ater isolate BHLD 08-10-18 breed brown headed cowbird chromosome 1, BPBGC_Mater_1.1, whole genome shotgun sequence genome includes a window with the following:
- the SNRNP48 gene encoding LOW QUALITY PROTEIN: U11/U12 small nuclear ribonucleoprotein 48 kDa protein (The sequence of the model RefSeq protein was modified relative to this genomic sequence to represent the inferred CDS: inserted 1 base in 1 codon) yields the protein MAAPGAAMESPSAVWLGGDPVEWVLCPYDVHHRVPRASLERHAASCRLRRMGYSAEEEAEMYDSSFFYGKLKVPSIAMDKDLQFHIVKQARAQSMKEGSGYSEGSYSLLPIEVPQNHKRFTCDLTQADRLALYDYVVEETKKQRSRSQITENDSDLFVDLAAKITQDDSQKGPKSHLEILAEMRDYKRRRQSYRAKNVHITKKSYTEVIRDVIGVHMEELSNQWQEENRLDNSEICEGGKSKSSGRREDRRSASVDSRQSGGSSXDTECTRHRRDTSRSPSKRRRSRERGKDRDSRRKRERDEDKYYNHKRRK from the exons ATGGCGGCGCCCGGCGCAGCGATGGAGTCTCCCAGCGCCGTGTGGCTCGGCGGGGACCCG GTGGAGTGGGTGCTGTGCCCCTATGATGTCCATCACCGTGTTCCCCGCGCGTCGCTGGAGAGGCACGCGGCGTCCTGCCGGCTCCGCAGGATGGGGTACTCCGCCGAGGAGGAG GCCGAGATGTACGACTCCAGCTTTTTCTACGGAAAGCTGAAGGTTCCTAGCATCGCCATGG aTAAAGATCTACAGTTTCACATTGTTAAGCAGGCTAGAGCCCAAAGTATGAAGGAAGGTTCAGGCTACAGTGAAG GTTCTTACTCATTACTGCCCATAGAAGTTCCTCAAAACCACAAGCGTTTCACCTGTGACCTGACCCAAGCTGACCGCCTTGCTCTTTATGATTATGTTGTTGAGGAGACAAAGAAACAGAGGTCCAGATCCCAGATTACAGAAAATGACAGTGATCTCTTCGTGGATTTAGCAGCAAAAATCACCCAAG ATGACAGTCAGAAAGGTCCGAAGTCCCATCTTGAAATTCTGGCTGAAATGCGAGATTACAAAAGGCGGCGGCAGTCATACAGAGCTAAGAATGTTCATATAACAAAGAAGTCCTACACTGAG GTGATTCGGGATGTGATTGGTGTGCATATGGAAGAACTCAGCAATCAGTGGCAGGAGGAGAACAGGTTGGATAATTCAGAGATATGTGAAGGAGGGAAGTCAAAGTCTTCAGGAAG aagggAGGACAGGCGGTCAGCTTCAGTGGACTCGCGGCAGTCTGGGGGAAGCA AGGACACGGAGTGCACGAGACACAGGAGAGACACCAGCAGGAGTCCAAGTAAACGGAGGAGGAGTCGTGAGAGAGGCAAAGACAGAGACTCTcggagaaaaagagagag GGATGAAGACAAGTATTACAATCATAAAAGAAGAAAGTAG
- the ROPN1L gene encoding ropporin-1-like protein, protein MPLPETMFCAQQIKIPPELPDILKQFTKAAIRTQPFDVLQWAAAYFSALSKGEPLPVKERLEMPLTTGKKDAGLTPGLLKVLHKQLSSKDMVAIAELREKWKHLGLPEEQLEAILQLDSFGEEVEWMKFLALGCSVLGGSLLSSMKQACEILTRDPEGGAARIPFETFSFLYLYLASIDGEISETETNAFLHEIKEKADKHSGMVLIRHFLPYSFIFY, encoded by the exons ATGCCTCTTCCAGAAACCATGTTCTGTGCTCAGCAGATCAAAATCCCCCCGGAGCTACCCGATATTCTGAAGCAATTTACTAAAGCTGCTATTAGGACTCAGCCTTTTGATGTTTTGCAGTGGGCAGCTGC GTATTTTTCAGCCTTATCTAAAGGTGAACCCCTTCCTGTGAAGGAGAGGCTCGAAATGCCATtaacaacagggaaaaaagatgCTGGTTTGACCCCAGGACTCCTTAAGGTCTTGCACAAACAG CTTTCTTCCAAAGACATGGTGGCCATTGcagaactgagggaaaaatggAAGCATTTGGGcttgccagaggagcagctggaagctaTCCTGCAATTGGACAGTTTTGGCGAGGAGGTGGAATGGATGAAGTTTCTGGCACTTGGGTGCAGCGTGCTTGGTGGG TCCTTGCTGAGTTCAATGAAACAGGCCTGTGAGATCCTAACAAGAGACCCAGAAGGTGGAGCAGCTCGAATCCCCTTTGAAACATTCTCGTTCCTTTATTTGTATTTGGCCAGTATTGATGGAGAGATATCAGAGACAGAAACTAATGCATTCCTCcatgaaattaaagaaaaagc GGACAAACACTCTGGCATGGTACTCATCAGACACTTCCTGCCATACTCCTTCATATTTTATTGA